AGATTATAAAGCGCACGGACAGAATTTTGCCATAGTTCAAAACAAACAGGGAGTCTTGTATTTTGGCAATTTTTCAGGCGTTCTGGAATATGACGGCGTATTTTGGAAAACGATCCCAACGAAGAATATTACAAAAGTTTCCGCACTTTATCTGGACGGTACCCAACGGGTTATGGTGGGTGCCAACGATGAGTTTGGCTATCTGGCGCCCGACAAATCAGGTTCCTATAATTTCGTTAGTATCAATGGTTCAGAAAAAGAATTTGGTGCCATAATCAATATTTTCCAAACGGCCGACGGGATCTATTTTGTAGCAAAAAATAAAATTTTTCTATGGAACGGAAAGAAGCTTAAATCCTGGAAAACCAAGGAATCAATTACTTCTGCTTTTTTAGCAAATAATATTATTTACGTGTTTAAAGCCGGCATTGGTTTGACCCGTTTTGATCATGGAAATTTCTTTCGTTTTCCATTGGCAAATGAAGCAGAGAATATTCAGGATGCAAATTCTGTCTTGTTTTTAAATGGAAAAACATTCGTTACAACAAGTCATCAGGGTATTTTTACCTTCATCAATGGGAAACTCGGGAGTCTTCAATCGCCCGCAAATGACTATTTAAGCGGAAAGGAAATTTTCAGTGGTAAAGTCATGAACGACAATACTTTGGGGATTTTTGCTTCTGGTGGAAACTTCCTCTCGATACATCCTGAAAACGGGGAAATCAACAGCCGTGTCCGAGAAAATGATCGTTTTGTCGGTGAGCGTGTGAACTACTGGATTCAGGACAGAATGGGCGGACTCTGGATGGCGTTGAATAATGGTATTGCCCAAATGGCAATCACTTCGCCAATTTCTGAATACGCGGAAAACGAGAATCTTAGGGGTCAGATCAATGATGTTTTTCGTTTTGACGGAAAGCTTTTTACCGCAACCAGCAGCGGATTGTATTATCTGGACAACGGTAAGTTTTTGTCATTTCCATCAATAAAAGTAGCAGTCTGGTCTTTGACCGGCGCGAATGGAATTTTGTATGCAGCCACGAGCAGAGGCGTTTATAGTATTTCAAAAAATAACAAGGCGACACCGCTTTCGGACGATTTCACTTTTTGTATTTATCAGTCAAAAAAGATAAAATCAAAACTTTATTTCGGGCTTGAAAATGGCCTGGCAGAACTGGATTTTTCCAAGGGTGGACGAATCAGAAATATCCCAGGAATTACCGGCCAGATTTTTAAAATGGCAGAAGATCAGGATGGTAATTTGTGGCTGGAATCACAGACAAACGGGATTTTTAAATTTGATCAGGACTCGCAAAAAGTTACAGATTATAGCTCGGGTAAAGGTTTGCCGACTCGTTTATTAAACCGGATTTCAACAGGGCCGGCTGGTCTGCTGGTCAGTAACGTTAAAGGTGTATTTCAGTATGACAAATCCATTGACCGGTTTGTCCCTTTTACTGCTTTTAATAAAGATAAATCGGCGGTCTGGAAAGGCCTGATCAGCCAGGATGCCAGGGGTGATATCTGGACAACCAACGGAGATGAAAAATTTATAACCCTCTACCAAAAGCAGTCAAACCGCAGATATAAAGAGCTGACGGTACCTTTTCTTCCGCTCGCTGACAGAACTTTTAACGTGATTTATCCGGATGCCAACAACATCGTCTGGTTTGGCGGCGCCGACGGAATGGTGCGTTTTGACAGGAACCAGAACATTTCTTACACGCTTCCATATGCTGCTTTTATTCGAAAAATTACTGCAAAAGGTGACACAGTACTTTTCAACGGGTTTAAGGAAGCCACCAAACCGGGAGAAAAAAGCACGAAGTTGAATTATAAATTTAATGATATCAGTTTCGAATTTTCGGGTGCAAGTCTGATACCGGATGACAATCTTTTGTTTCAGTATTACCTGGAAAATTTTGATAAAACATGGTCGCCATGGACTTCGAAATATTTGAAGGAATATACCAATTTACCTCCCGGGAATTATAAATTTCACGTGAAAGCTCAGAATGTTTACAACAATCAGAGTAACGAAGCTTCTTTCGATTTTACAATTCTTCCACCGCTTTATCAGCGTTGGTGGGCGATGCTGATTTATCTGGCTGCGCTTGTTGGCGGAAGTCTGATTATCAGACAAAAACGGATCGAGTTTGTAGCAAACAAAACCAGAAATCTGGAATCGATGATTAATGAGCGGACGGAGGAAGTGGTGCAGCAAAAAGAGGAACTTGAAAAACAGTCAGAAGAACTTACTGCTACCAACGATCAGCTCGAACGAATCGATGAATTTGTGAAATCGATTAATAGTGAGGTGAATACAGGGAAATTGTTTCAAATGGTATTGGATCGTCTCTGTTTATTTCAAAATGTTGACAGCGCTTCGGGGTTGATATACAATAAGTTGACCAAGAATTATCAGTTCATAGCTTTGGCTGGAAAAGTGGATATTACTTCGGTCGAAAATGTTTCGCTGACTTATGCACAGGCGGCGCATCGCTACATTGATTCGGCAACGGAAGTTTTTGAAGATATTTTTGTTAAAAATGATTTTCTATACGAAAATCTGGACAATTCAATTGATAGTCTGTTCGCGCCCAAGTCGCTGATTACCATTGTGATTCGCGTTGAATCTGAGGTGAAAAGTTTTATCACGATGGAGAATATGGAACACAGCCATGCTTTTGGTCCGCGTGATTTCAACATGGTCCGTAACCTGAAAGAACATTTGATTGGCGCATATATCAAAACCAGTATTCTTGAAAATCTTGAAAATACGCTTTCCAATCTGAAATCGACCCAACAGGAATTGATCAGACAGGAAAAACTTGCTTCAGTTGGACAGTTAACAAAAGGTATTGTAGACAGGATTTTAAATCCACTGAATTATATCAACAATTTCTCTCAATCCTCTAAATCTCTGCTGGAAGAAATTGAAGAAGTAACAGAAAAATACCAGGCTGGTTTTACCGAAGATGATCAGGATGATTTAGGCAGCGGTGTAGTAATGCTTAAAAAGAATCTCGAAAAAATTTACGAACACGGAGCCAGTACGACCCGTATTGTAAAAGACATGCAGAAACTTTTGAAAGGAAAATCAACTGAATTTCTGGTGACGGAACTGAATCCTTTTCTTGAAACAAAAGCAAAAACAGCACTTGCCGAAGTGCTCGCAGATTACAAAGGCTGCGATTTACATCTTGATTTTGATCTTTATAAAGTGCCTGTAAAAGTAAGCCTTTTGCCCTATGAATTCTCGGAGGTTTTGCAAAATCTGATCAGTAATGCTTGTTACGCGGTAATTGAGAAAAGCAAGATTGAAAAAGATTACGTTCCGGAAGTTTCGATCAAGACAACGAAAACGAGGGACGGAATCCGGATACAGTTTCGGGATAATGGAAAAGGGATTCCTCAAAAGGAAATTGAGCAGATTTTCAGTCCCTTTTTCACCACCAAACCTACTTCCAAAGGGACAGGTTTAGGTTTATATATGAGTAAGGACATTGTCGAATATCACAAAGGAGAAATGTCTATAAATTCAAAATCCGGAGAATATACAATAGTAGAAATTCTATTGCCTGTCATCAACTAAATACAACTGATCGAACCTACTTACACTTAACAATACCTAATATGGAGCAGCAACAAGACAATCATGCAGATTCTCCGCCTACGGAAACAAGTCTCCATACCGGGATTGAAGAATTGAATAAGGAAATTGAAGCATACCAGCTGAAAGTAGCCGAATTAAGCAAACTGGCTGATATCGGTCAGTTGAGCGCAGGCATACTCCATGAAATAAAAAATCCGGTGAGTTTTGTAAATAACTTTTCACGGTTGTCTCAGGGACTGGTGGAAGAACTCGCCGAAATTCTGGAAAAACCTGCTGAGGAACTTAGCGATGACGATAAGGCTGATCAAAAAGATCTGCTCGACGCATTGTCCAAAAACCTTGTAAAAATTAATGAAAACGGGAAACGGATCGAACGGATCATTCAGGGAATGTTATTGCAAACCAGAACGGACGGTGCGTTTCTGGAACCTACGGATCTGAATCAGCTGCTGGAAGAATTCAGTAAACTGGCATATCAGGGTGCTCGGGCAGAGGACAAGGATTTTAATGTTACTTTAAAATATGATCTTGATCCGCTGGTAAAAGAAGTGAAAATATCACGCGGCGATTTCGGGCGAGTGATACTCAACCTTGTCAATAATGCCTGTTATGCGGTAAATGAGCGAGCAAAAAGGGAGAATGTTGGTTACAATCCTTGTATCAAAATCACAACAAAAAAGCGGGACGACAAAATTGAAATCCGTTTTGAGGATAATGGAATTGGCATTCCGGCGGATATCGTTTCAAAATTGTTCCAGCCTTTTTTTACAACAAAACCGCATGGAAAAGGTACAGGATTAGGACTTTCACTCACGTACAGCACCATCGTAGAAACGCATCAGGGCACGATAGAAGTTACTTCCGAACTGAACGAAAAGACCGAATTTCTGATCGTTATTCCTGCATAGTAAACCTGATTTTTATAAAATACTCATAAAAAAACTTCACAATAATGGCAATCCGAATATTAAGTGTAGACGACGAGCAGGATATGGAAATGCTGATTCTTCAGCTTTTCAGAAAACAAATCAGAGAAAAAAAATATGAGTTTGTTTTCGCGAATAATGGTATTGAAGCACTCGAAAAATTGGAAGAAGTAGGTGATGTCTCCTTGATTTTATCCGATATCAATATGCCCGGCATGGATGGTTTGACTTTCCTGGCCAAGATCAATGAGAAGCAAAATCCTCTTTTAAAGGCAATTATGGTTTCTGCTTATGGCGATATGGATAATATTCGTACGGCTATGAACCGCGGTGCTTTTGACTTTGTAACAAAGCCGGTCAACTTTGAAGATCTGGAAATAACGATCAGCAAAACGGTTGAGCATATCGAAATGCTGACAAGTCTTGAAAAGGGTAGGGAACAGCTGATTGCAATACAAAATGATTTGAGTGTAGCAAAGGAAATCCAGCTTTCCATGCTTCCAAAAACGGTTCCGGCTAATATTGGGAAAGCGGGGATAGACCTTCATGCATTTTTACAGCCAGCAAAAGTGGTTGGAGGGGATTTATATGATTATTTCATGATGGATGAAGACCGGCTGTTTTTCATGATTGGCGATGTTTCTGATAAAGGAATTCCGGCGGCTCTTTTTATGGCCATTACCAAGGCGATTTTTAAAAGCCAGTTTTCCAACAGAAATGGCGACAGTCTGGTTAGAAAAGTAAAAATTGTAAATGAATTTTTGTGCGAAGATAACTCCATGTTTATGTTCGTCACCGCCTTTATTTGCATTTTGAATACCAAAACCGGTGAAGTGGAATATGTTGACGCGGGTCACGAGCCACCGATTATACAACGGGCCGATGGTTCAACCGAACTGGTTAAAAAACAGGAGGGAATGGCACTTTGTTTTGATCCTGAATATGAATACGAATCACGTTCACTGAAACTTAATCCGGGAGATAAATTTGTACTTTATACAGATGGTGTAACGGATGCAAATAACCTGAGCGGTGCGCGTTACGGATTGCATCATTTACAGGATTTCTTCACAACCGGTGAGGGGTCAACCCAGAAATCTGCCAAGGAAATGAATGAAGTTACGCTATCCAGTCTGGTACAGTTTATTGGTCCTGCCACCCAGTTTGATGACATCACGATGTTGTCATTAAGGGTTATGAATGGAGAATAATATCAATTGTTAGCCACGAAACCGCGAATTTTCACTAGTATAAAAAGTGAAAATTTGTGGTTTTTTAATTTAATATAAATTGGAAGCAGGCTGGCTTCTCATCATGGCCAGTTTATAAATTTCTTCATAGCGTGGCTGAATTTCCGACCAGCATAATTTGGCAATTGCTGTATTTTTTATGCTGCTTCTGGGAATGAATTGATTAGAAATAAAACTCCTGGTGAAATTATACAGCATTTCCGAAAGCTGATATGCGGCTCCTTCGTCTGACTGGGATTTTCTGTCAAGAATGTACATTTCCTGAGCATCATGATCTGTAACATTGGCTTGGACGAATTGTCCAAATCCTGACAAGTTGCTAGCAATGGCCGGTGTGCCCAGTACAATCGATTCCATCGGCGCATATCCCCAGGGCTGATACAGATCCGGGAATATTCCTAAATGACAGCCCGATACAAACTCTGCGTAATCCATGCCTAATAAGGAAGTGGCCCTTTCCATAAATTCGTTATGGTAGACGACTTTTACAGCAGAATTTTTACTATTATCAAAACCTGTGGAGCGGCAAAAATCTGTAATTGCATCTTCGTTGACCAGATGATGGGTTGCCACCGCAGGCAATTGTTTTTGCTTAAATCCGGCAACTGTTTTTTTCCAGTCCTGAATCAGTTCATCATCCAGAAGTTTGTTGATATCAGGCAGTCCAGAACTTTTGTCATGGGTGACTGAGGCGTAGATGCGCGGACCAAGTTCAGAGCTGATTTTTCGGCATAACTTCTGCATATGCTGATACCGTGACCTCGCCTCCAGTGCATCAGCTTTTACTGAATAGTGCGGCCTTGGAGAAATAATAAAGAGGATGATCGTAATTCCGAAATCATTTTCCTGTAATTTTTCATTCAGTTGTTCCAGGGCTTTCAGTGTTATATCAAAACCTTTGTTTCTGTATTCATAACGACCGGATGTGAAAAAATACAAGGTTTTTTCCATGTTGAAGTGATAACTCGGAAAGAACAATCCCTTCACAAATTCATCAATCATACCACGGTATTTTTGATGCTGGGAAAAGCTTTCGTGTGGAAACTTCTGTTGAAAATTTAATCCGTTCGGAATAATCGAATCCGGGCTTCGGCCTAGAAAAATTTCGCATTCAGAAGCACATTGCTTACTGACGGTTGTAAAAACGTTTGCATTTTGAGCAGCCGCCTTTTCTATTCCTGTCTGCGCTTCGATATTATAATGTGCAGCTTTTTCCTGGATATCAAAGGTGTGCAGCCTATTGTAAAAATCGTATTCGTTCGGTGCGAGATATCTTCCTGCCACAGTCGCGTGTGTGGTAAACACGGTGGCAATTTTAATTTTGTCTTTATGAAGCTGCGGGAGGCAACTTGCGGACATCCATTCATGAAAGTGCGCTATTAAATCCTGTTCGTCATTAGAAAAATTTCTAACTGTGGTAAAGAAAATCCTAAGTATTTCTCCGAAAGCGAGGACCTTATCTGTCAACGCATCTGACCGAATTGAAGAAATTTGATGATCATTCCAAAGTGTGGCTTTTACTTGATTGACATCTATTAAAGAGTTATCAGGATTAAACAGAATCACCAATGGACGAGAGGATGGCAACAACCAATAACCTAAGTGGATTTCATAACCCATGTCGCGCATGCGCAATATAGTTTTGCCAACAGGACATTCGCCCATTACAGCAACTGGTTTGAAATCCAGCTTCGCAGTTTCCGGAAAATACGGACCGAGGAGATAATAATTATCTTCTCTGACATCCATCACAGCCGGAATTTTTGACTTGATAAAAGTATAAATTCCGCCAATTTGATTACAGATTTCCCATGCAACTTCAAATAAAATAGTATCAAGTTTCAAAACGATGGAGGATATTAAAAATTTGAGTTTTTAAAGAGGGCAAAAGTGCGTTCGAAAAAAAGCTGATCATCGGAGACAGATTTTTAAACGAAAATAATTATAATAAGAAATGGAATTATTATATAAAACTTTAAGCAGAAAAAATCAGGCTTAAAGCGTCTCAAAGTGGGATTGAAATAAAAAAAGACCTGCCTGCTTTAAAAGCAGGGCAGGTCTTTAACTATTTATCAGGCTAATCTAAAACATTTAATCTTTCTTTTTCGGAACCTTTGCACCGGCTTTTCGTGCCTCAGATAATCCGATTGCAATGGCCTGTTTTCTTGATGTTACTTTTTTTCCGGTACCAGTTTTAAGTTTGCCTTCCTTTTCTTCATGAAGTGCAGTTCCTACTTTTTCGCTGGCTTTTTCTGAATATTTTGCCATCTCGGTATTGATTTAAATTTGTTGAATTATGACTTTCACGTATTTATACCAGAATCATTCCAGTGGTAATTTTCTAAAAATGCTGCAAACAGTTTACAAACTCATACCGCCGTCAATAAAAATATTTTGTCCTGTTATAAAACGGCCGGCTTCTGAGCACAGGAAAAGAGCCAAATCGGCGCAGTCTTCCGGTTCTCCTACCTGGCCGGATGGTGTTCTTAAACGTTGTAGAATTCTTTCTTCACCCTCTGGTACAGGCTCCGCAATTCGTGGTGTTGCTATCACACCGGGAGCCAGGTTATTCACGGTTACTCCCTTGTCAGCCAGCTGCATAGCTACGTTTTGCACAACATTCAGAATCGCCGATTTAGTCGCGGCATAGGCAATCATAGCCGGATGCGGTTTTATTTGCTGAACGCTGCCAATGGTCAGAATTCTTCCCCATTTTCGCTCGACCATCGCGGGAGCAAATCTTTGCATGAGAAATAAATTCGTTTTGAAATTAGCCTCGATCTGAATGTCAAAATCTTCACTTGTTAGTTCATTCCAGTTTTTTGAAATTTGTATGGAAGCATTCAGAACCAGAATATCAACCTTGTTCACGCATTTAAATACCTCATCATAAAACGTATCTACACTACCGGGTTTTGAAAAATCAGCTTTAACAATGTGGCTATAACCTTTTTGACCGTCAATCTTCGCCTTTACTTTTTCAACATTTTCCAAACCTTCATGGTGATGTAAAACAACGGAAGCGCCATGTTCCGCCAGCGTCATGGCAATGGATTCGCCAATTCCCTGGCTTGAACCGGTTACGACTGCGGTTTTTCCTGTAAGATCAAGTTTATCCGATAACATGGTCATGATATTTTGAAGGTGAGATTAAGTAAAATGGACTTAAATATTATACCAAAAAAAGCTCCCGGATTTTAACGTCCGGGAGCTTTTTGCATTGATAATTTGAACTTCTATATGATAATGTTGGCACCATTTTGAACGGCGTTAATAGCCTCTCCTGCCACTTCACTATGGAGCGGTTTCCCCGCAATGAAACGAATTAAATCATCATTCAACCGTTCCTTTTCAGTAATAAATAATCCGTGTGGTGCATTTTCATAAACAATGTATTCTGCTGCCGGCATTAATTCTGACGTCCTTTTACCGCTCACATCAATCGGAACGGTCTTATCTGCATCTCCGTGGATAATTAATGTTGGTACATTGATCACTTTTAAATCATCGCGGAAATCTGTTTCGCTGAACGCACGGATACATTTGCTTGTAGCCCGACCGGAAGCTTGTAAAGCCAGATTATTATGCCAAGTCAAAATTTCGTCACTTACATTAGGACTTAAAAACGAGTTACCATAAAATCCTTTTGCAAATTCAGCTAAAAATTTCGGACGATCATCTTCCGTTGCTGCTACGAATTCGTCAAACATTTCCTTTGGAAGCCCATCCGGATTGCTTTCCGTTTTCAACATATAGGGTACCACAGAGCTTATGAAAACTACTTTTGCAATTCGCGCGTCACCATATTTTGACATGTAACGAGCTACCTCGCCACCACCCATTGAGAAACCAACAAGTGTTACTTCGTGCAGGTCAAGTTCTTCCAAAACTGAATTTAAATCACCTGCCAGCGTGTCGTAATCATATCCTTCCCAAGGTTTGTCAGATTTTCCAAATCCACGACGGTCATAGGCAATGCAACGCAAAAAATGTTTCGGCAGCACATTGAGCTGATACTCCCACATTTCACTGCTCAATGGCCATCCTGAAATAAACACTACAGGTTTTCCCTGTCCGATATCCTGGACGAATAACTTTACTGATTTATCTGAATGTCCGGAAGTTGATTCTATGAAAGTCATAACGATTAAAGATTATTTGAATTAATAGTTTGATGAAACGACTAGTTATCAGGTAATTCTGATTCAGTCTGTTTTGCTGTTAGTAAAATAATCGTTCCAAAAAATTTGAGCAAACCCGGATTTTACTTTTGGTATTATGAAATCTTAAAAATAAAAAACCGCATAAAAGACAAAGCCTTCATGCGGTTTTGGTAAAAAATTAGATGTTGTTAATGGCTGACTACCACTTTATAAGATTTATTACTGCCATCAACATAACGTAATGAAACAATGTAGATTCCTGCGGGAAAGCGGGAAACATCTATTACAGTGCTCAATGTTTTTTCTGATTTGTAAATGGATTGCCCTTTTACAGAAATCAGTTCAACAGCAGCAACTTTATTCCAGTCTGCAACATTCAAATGAAGCTGATCAGAAACCGGATTT
The nucleotide sequence above comes from Dyadobacter subterraneus. Encoded proteins:
- a CDS encoding DUF6496 domain-containing protein translates to MAKYSEKASEKVGTALHEEKEGKLKTGTGKKVTSRKQAIAIGLSEARKAGAKVPKKKD
- a CDS encoding sensor histidine kinase; this translates as MKYFFYILTFLIISAGHLVAQSNLQEMPAPLIKLYSPKDYKAHGQNFAIVQNKQGVLYFGNFSGVLEYDGVFWKTIPTKNITKVSALYLDGTQRVMVGANDEFGYLAPDKSGSYNFVSINGSEKEFGAIINIFQTADGIYFVAKNKIFLWNGKKLKSWKTKESITSAFLANNIIYVFKAGIGLTRFDHGNFFRFPLANEAENIQDANSVLFLNGKTFVTTSHQGIFTFINGKLGSLQSPANDYLSGKEIFSGKVMNDNTLGIFASGGNFLSIHPENGEINSRVRENDRFVGERVNYWIQDRMGGLWMALNNGIAQMAITSPISEYAENENLRGQINDVFRFDGKLFTATSSGLYYLDNGKFLSFPSIKVAVWSLTGANGILYAATSRGVYSISKNNKATPLSDDFTFCIYQSKKIKSKLYFGLENGLAELDFSKGGRIRNIPGITGQIFKMAEDQDGNLWLESQTNGIFKFDQDSQKVTDYSSGKGLPTRLLNRISTGPAGLLVSNVKGVFQYDKSIDRFVPFTAFNKDKSAVWKGLISQDARGDIWTTNGDEKFITLYQKQSNRRYKELTVPFLPLADRTFNVIYPDANNIVWFGGADGMVRFDRNQNISYTLPYAAFIRKITAKGDTVLFNGFKEATKPGEKSTKLNYKFNDISFEFSGASLIPDDNLLFQYYLENFDKTWSPWTSKYLKEYTNLPPGNYKFHVKAQNVYNNQSNEASFDFTILPPLYQRWWAMLIYLAALVGGSLIIRQKRIEFVANKTRNLESMINERTEEVVQQKEELEKQSEELTATNDQLERIDEFVKSINSEVNTGKLFQMVLDRLCLFQNVDSASGLIYNKLTKNYQFIALAGKVDITSVENVSLTYAQAAHRYIDSATEVFEDIFVKNDFLYENLDNSIDSLFAPKSLITIVIRVESEVKSFITMENMEHSHAFGPRDFNMVRNLKEHLIGAYIKTSILENLENTLSNLKSTQQELIRQEKLASVGQLTKGIVDRILNPLNYINNFSQSSKSLLEEIEEVTEKYQAGFTEDDQDDLGSGVVMLKKNLEKIYEHGASTTRIVKDMQKLLKGKSTEFLVTELNPFLETKAKTALAEVLADYKGCDLHLDFDLYKVPVKVSLLPYEFSEVLQNLISNACYAVIEKSKIEKDYVPEVSIKTTKTRDGIRIQFRDNGKGIPQKEIEQIFSPFFTTKPTSKGTGLGLYMSKDIVEYHKGEMSINSKSGEYTIVEILLPVIN
- a CDS encoding alpha/beta fold hydrolase; translated protein: MTFIESTSGHSDKSVKLFVQDIGQGKPVVFISGWPLSSEMWEYQLNVLPKHFLRCIAYDRRGFGKSDKPWEGYDYDTLAGDLNSVLEELDLHEVTLVGFSMGGGEVARYMSKYGDARIAKVVFISSVVPYMLKTESNPDGLPKEMFDEFVAATEDDRPKFLAEFAKGFYGNSFLSPNVSDEILTWHNNLALQASGRATSKCIRAFSETDFRDDLKVINVPTLIIHGDADKTVPIDVSGKRTSELMPAAEYIVYENAPHGLFITEKERLNDDLIRFIAGKPLHSEVAGEAINAVQNGANIII
- a CDS encoding glycogen/starch synthase; amino-acid sequence: MKLDTILFEVAWEICNQIGGIYTFIKSKIPAVMDVREDNYYLLGPYFPETAKLDFKPVAVMGECPVGKTILRMRDMGYEIHLGYWLLPSSRPLVILFNPDNSLIDVNQVKATLWNDHQISSIRSDALTDKVLAFGEILRIFFTTVRNFSNDEQDLIAHFHEWMSASCLPQLHKDKIKIATVFTTHATVAGRYLAPNEYDFYNRLHTFDIQEKAAHYNIEAQTGIEKAAAQNANVFTTVSKQCASECEIFLGRSPDSIIPNGLNFQQKFPHESFSQHQKYRGMIDEFVKGLFFPSYHFNMEKTLYFFTSGRYEYRNKGFDITLKALEQLNEKLQENDFGITIILFIISPRPHYSVKADALEARSRYQHMQKLCRKISSELGPRIYASVTHDKSSGLPDINKLLDDELIQDWKKTVAGFKQKQLPAVATHHLVNEDAITDFCRSTGFDNSKNSAVKVVYHNEFMERATSLLGMDYAEFVSGCHLGIFPDLYQPWGYAPMESIVLGTPAIASNLSGFGQFVQANVTDHDAQEMYILDRKSQSDEGAAYQLSEMLYNFTRSFISNQFIPRSSIKNTAIAKLCWSEIQPRYEEIYKLAMMRSQPASNLY
- a CDS encoding sensor histidine kinase, which encodes MEQQQDNHADSPPTETSLHTGIEELNKEIEAYQLKVAELSKLADIGQLSAGILHEIKNPVSFVNNFSRLSQGLVEELAEILEKPAEELSDDDKADQKDLLDALSKNLVKINENGKRIERIIQGMLLQTRTDGAFLEPTDLNQLLEEFSKLAYQGARAEDKDFNVTLKYDLDPLVKEVKISRGDFGRVILNLVNNACYAVNERAKRENVGYNPCIKITTKKRDDKIEIRFEDNGIGIPADIVSKLFQPFFTTKPHGKGTGLGLSLTYSTIVETHQGTIEVTSELNEKTEFLIVIPA
- a CDS encoding SDR family NAD(P)-dependent oxidoreductase, which translates into the protein MTMLSDKLDLTGKTAVVTGSSQGIGESIAMTLAEHGASVVLHHHEGLENVEKVKAKIDGQKGYSHIVKADFSKPGSVDTFYDEVFKCVNKVDILVLNASIQISKNWNELTSEDFDIQIEANFKTNLFLMQRFAPAMVERKWGRILTIGSVQQIKPHPAMIAYAATKSAILNVVQNVAMQLADKGVTVNNLAPGVIATPRIAEPVPEGEERILQRLRTPSGQVGEPEDCADLALFLCSEAGRFITGQNIFIDGGMSL
- a CDS encoding PP2C family protein-serine/threonine phosphatase; translation: MAIRILSVDDEQDMEMLILQLFRKQIREKKYEFVFANNGIEALEKLEEVGDVSLILSDINMPGMDGLTFLAKINEKQNPLLKAIMVSAYGDMDNIRTAMNRGAFDFVTKPVNFEDLEITISKTVEHIEMLTSLEKGREQLIAIQNDLSVAKEIQLSMLPKTVPANIGKAGIDLHAFLQPAKVVGGDLYDYFMMDEDRLFFMIGDVSDKGIPAALFMAITKAIFKSQFSNRNGDSLVRKVKIVNEFLCEDNSMFMFVTAFICILNTKTGEVEYVDAGHEPPIIQRADGSTELVKKQEGMALCFDPEYEYESRSLKLNPGDKFVLYTDGVTDANNLSGARYGLHHLQDFFTTGEGSTQKSAKEMNEVTLSSLVQFIGPATQFDDITMLSLRVMNGE